From Paenibacillus sp. V4I7, the proteins below share one genomic window:
- a CDS encoding PadR family transcriptional regulator: MVLHRKRPFESVNKTNKVSRILKVQEFIDFFVLAEISQQPRYVRELDELMVKKLQGVGVNVSYMSKRLDFMEQEGYITRYWDNEDKRHNHYCKITDTGTEYFKKLLQSVPDKVNEALTFYKSLHNYIDKYGKINFIK; the protein is encoded by the coding sequence ATGGTGTTGCATAGAAAACGACCATTCGAATCTGTAAATAAGACGAACAAAGTCAGTCGTATTTTGAAAGTTCAGGAGTTCATTGACTTTTTCGTACTCGCGGAAATTTCCCAACAGCCCAGGTACGTTCGTGAGCTCGATGAGTTGATGGTTAAGAAACTACAAGGAGTCGGTGTCAACGTTTCGTATATGTCAAAGCGATTAGACTTTATGGAGCAAGAAGGATATATAACACGCTATTGGGACAACGAAGATAAGCGCCATAACCATTATTGCAAGATAACCGATACCGGTACTGAATATTTTAAAAAGTTACTACAAAGCGTTCCTGATAAAGTCAATGAGGCGCTTACATTTTATAAATCATTACACAACTACATCGATAAATACGGCAAAATTAACTTTATTAAATAA
- a CDS encoding AAA family ATPase, translating to MIKKNWKELMVGAFGSLLLYLIVVVEVDPLAMIMVLTSIFIASVLYNVFHGRGMIGAAGVAKMPELLSFDEIGGQEIAKRELMEALDFLVHGDDLSRYGIRPLKGILLAGPPGTGKTLLAKAAAHYTDSVFLYAAGSDFVEMYVGVGARRVRGLFKEARQLTIKQKKKNAIIFIDEIDVLGGKRDSTTHAKEADQTLNQLLTEMDGLFSQDLPRIFMIAATNRKDMLDDALLRPGRFDRQIQIDLPDKQGRLQILGIHALNKPLSVDVILDLIADQTFGFSGAQLESLMNEAAVYAFREQKELIEQCHLTQAIDKVLLGETSDRRTNEEERRRIAIHELGHAIAAETFRPGSVNQVSLSPRGMTMGYVRQNPKENTNVYSKSDLEEQIKISLAGAAAEEIFYGERSTGSRQDFDHALQIVETMIRSGLTRLGIVKMEMLTHEAAMTECQNILNDLMEQTRSCLDERRNCVESLLPILLQEEILTSSALQHAISESKKGTCTNGVA from the coding sequence ATGATCAAAAAAAATTGGAAAGAACTTATGGTCGGCGCCTTTGGTTCTTTGTTACTATATCTTATCGTTGTGGTCGAAGTAGATCCGCTGGCCATGATAATGGTACTGACATCTATCTTCATTGCCTCCGTGCTTTATAATGTATTCCATGGGCGCGGAATGATCGGCGCAGCAGGGGTCGCCAAGATGCCTGAGCTATTATCATTTGATGAAATCGGCGGACAAGAAATAGCAAAACGGGAGCTGATGGAGGCTCTCGATTTTCTCGTTCATGGGGACGATCTGAGTCGTTACGGCATTCGCCCGTTAAAAGGGATTTTGTTAGCCGGTCCGCCTGGCACAGGGAAAACACTTCTTGCAAAAGCAGCTGCGCATTACACTGATTCAGTATTTTTATATGCAGCTGGAAGTGACTTTGTTGAAATGTATGTTGGGGTTGGCGCGCGCCGCGTCCGGGGCCTTTTTAAAGAAGCCCGTCAGTTAACTATTAAGCAGAAAAAAAAGAACGCGATCATCTTTATCGACGAAATCGATGTTCTTGGCGGGAAACGTGATTCAACAACTCATGCAAAAGAAGCAGATCAGACATTGAATCAGCTGCTAACCGAGATGGATGGGCTCTTCAGCCAAGATCTTCCTCGCATTTTCATGATAGCCGCAACGAACCGAAAGGATATGCTTGATGATGCATTATTGCGACCAGGACGTTTTGATCGGCAAATTCAAATTGATTTACCCGATAAGCAAGGTCGGTTGCAAATTCTTGGTATCCATGCGCTCAATAAACCCCTCTCGGTGGATGTAATACTTGATTTGATTGCGGACCAAACGTTTGGTTTTTCCGGCGCTCAACTCGAGAGTCTCATGAATGAAGCCGCGGTCTATGCTTTCCGTGAACAGAAAGAACTAATTGAGCAGTGCCACTTAACCCAAGCCATCGATAAGGTCTTGCTCGGGGAAACGAGCGATCGGAGAACCAACGAAGAAGAACGTCGACGCATTGCTATTCATGAACTCGGTCACGCAATCGCTGCAGAGACTTTTCGTCCCGGATCCGTTAATCAGGTTTCTCTTTCCCCTCGAGGAATGACCATGGGTTACGTTCGCCAAAATCCGAAGGAAAATACTAACGTATATAGTAAGTCAGACTTGGAAGAACAGATTAAGATATCTCTTGCCGGGGCTGCAGCGGAAGAAATATTCTATGGAGAACGAAGCACAGGTTCACGTCAGGACTTTGATCATGCTCTGCAGATTGTAGAAACCATGATTAGATCTGGACTAACTCGTCTTGGAATTGTCAAAATGGAGATGCTTACTCATGAAGCTGCCATGACGGAATGCCAAAACATCCTTAATGATCTGATGGAGCAAACCCGCTCCTGTTTGGACGAAAGACGGAATTGTGTTGAATCGTTATTGCCTATCCTTCTGCAGGAGGAAATCTTAACTAGCAGTGCCCTACAACATGCAATCAGTGAATCCAAGAAAGGAACGTGTACAAATGGTGTTGCATAG
- a CDS encoding DUF1071 domain-containing protein: MDSVFKHLSTVDVGAFIEQKHDSLNYVPWVHAYSELRRQYPDSTYEVVRFPDERGNFVLPYLRTEVGYFVEMAVTVKGDRRSSLLPVMDEFGGTLFEPTAMDINTSIQRCLVKAIALHGLGLYVYAGEESPMMFPDGNHGETKGDPEEFPIPIFKDLRAEQGSKGAYYLMDIQIGEEIIEVAVVGELMELMDEIGLNQGDPCEVFYEERAGKFVATNIRKAS; this comes from the coding sequence TTGGATTCTGTATTCAAGCATCTTTCAACCGTGGATGTAGGTGCCTTTATCGAGCAGAAGCATGACTCATTGAACTATGTTCCTTGGGTTCATGCCTACTCAGAACTTAGGCGACAATACCCAGACTCCACTTATGAGGTCGTCCGTTTTCCAGATGAGCGCGGTAACTTCGTTTTGCCATACCTGAGAACTGAGGTCGGATACTTCGTTGAAATGGCCGTCACAGTGAAAGGGGATAGGCGTTCCAGTTTGTTACCGGTCATGGATGAATTCGGAGGTACACTTTTTGAGCCAACAGCGATGGACATCAACACTTCGATTCAACGCTGCTTAGTGAAGGCGATAGCCCTTCATGGTCTCGGTCTTTATGTGTACGCGGGTGAAGAGTCTCCCATGATGTTTCCTGACGGTAATCATGGAGAGACCAAAGGCGATCCGGAAGAATTTCCGATCCCAATATTTAAGGATCTACGTGCTGAACAGGGTTCCAAAGGTGCTTATTACCTTATGGATATCCAGATTGGTGAGGAGATCATCGAAGTGGCCGTTGTGGGCGAACTGATGGAGCTTATGGATGAGATCGGGCTGAACCAGGGTGACCCTTGTGAAGTTTTTTACGAGGAGAGAGCTGGGAAATTTGTAGCCACGAACATCCGCAAGGCATCGTAA
- the ssb gene encoding single-stranded DNA-binding protein, which translates to MFKRNAVELVGNLVDNPDFKDMGDFKVANFILAVDRTVDLNDGNTADFIPIVCKNDLAVSADTYLRKGRRIFVDGRIQVRTYNDDQGNRRWVTEIVAKNIQYLDAPPEGVANGSAQGSRNNYNQGGNQSNSNGSGQRNSSNRGNYSNGGGNRSTQGQGSGNRTYGNRGGQSSGTGGNGNGNRGGSSSGGNNNARYGNNNSGNYGNQGGTRSYSGAGAGGGGRGNSNGNGSMPWEQ; encoded by the coding sequence ATGTTTAAACGTAATGCTGTAGAGCTTGTAGGAAACCTAGTCGATAATCCGGATTTCAAGGATATGGGTGATTTCAAAGTTGCGAATTTCATTCTCGCAGTTGATCGCACCGTGGATCTCAATGATGGGAATACGGCTGATTTCATCCCAATCGTTTGTAAAAATGACCTTGCTGTTTCTGCAGACACGTATCTGCGCAAAGGTAGGAGAATTTTTGTTGACGGACGTATACAGGTTCGCACATACAACGATGATCAAGGAAATCGTCGCTGGGTAACTGAAATCGTGGCAAAGAACATTCAATACCTAGATGCTCCTCCGGAGGGTGTAGCAAACGGCAGCGCTCAAGGCAGCCGAAACAACTACAACCAAGGTGGAAATCAAAGTAATAGTAATGGAAGCGGCCAACGAAACAGCAGCAACCGTGGCAACTACAGTAACGGTGGAGGCAACCGTTCCACTCAAGGACAAGGTAGCGGAAATCGAACTTACGGTAATCGTGGTGGCCAAAGTAGCGGAACCGGCGGTAACGGTAATGGAAATCGAGGTGGAAGCAGTAGCGGTGGTAACAATAACGCGCGTTACGGCAACAATAATTCCGGCAATTATGGCAACCAAGGCGGTACGCGCAGCTATAGTGGCGCGGGTGCCGGCGGTGGAGGCAGAGGTAATTCCAATGGCAATGGCAGCATGCCTTGGGAACAATAA